The proteins below are encoded in one region of Syntrophotalea carbinolica DSM 2380:
- a CDS encoding HAD family hydrolase, which translates to MFQRKVLPMLPLAIPNEEVVAIEHVILDFNGTLAVDGKLISGVVPRLEALSSLVTVHVITADTNASARSELASLPCTLKIIGRDKQDQAKLEYARSLGLGRVLAVGNGRNDGLLLKNAALGICLIQQEGAAVASMLAADIVCVDIKDALDLLLQPHRIVATMRN; encoded by the coding sequence GTGTTTCAACGAAAGGTATTGCCCATGTTGCCCCTTGCCATCCCCAATGAAGAGGTCGTGGCCATTGAGCATGTCATCCTCGATTTTAACGGTACGCTAGCCGTCGACGGCAAGCTGATTTCCGGCGTGGTGCCGAGGCTCGAAGCTTTGAGTTCCCTGGTCACCGTGCATGTGATTACGGCGGATACCAATGCCAGCGCACGTTCGGAACTGGCGTCGCTGCCCTGTACTCTGAAAATCATCGGCCGCGATAAGCAGGATCAGGCCAAGCTCGAATATGCCCGAAGCCTGGGGCTGGGCAGGGTGCTGGCGGTTGGCAATGGCAGGAATGATGGTCTGTTGTTGAAAAACGCAGCTTTGGGTATCTGTCTTATCCAGCAGGAAGGGGCCGCTGTGGCATCCATGCTGGCTGCGGACATTGTATGTGTCGATATCAAGGATGCTTTGGATCTGCTGCTGCAACCGCATCGGATTGTCGCGACGATGAGAAATTGA
- a CDS encoding nicotinamide mononucleotide adenylyltransferase — MTHEPMADAETGVIHGRFQVLHNDHLAYLLAGKALCRHLVVGITNPDPFLTKTEAADPHRSSSVANPLTYFERYTMVRAALEEAGIASSHYSVVPFPVNMPELYRYYVPLDALFFLSIYDDWGRRKLAYFTSLGLATHVLREVPLTRKGLSATDVRRRMANNEPWEDLVPPAVADLMKRWGIPGRLRAMVQSS, encoded by the coding sequence ATGACACATGAACCGATGGCGGATGCCGAAACGGGGGTCATTCATGGCCGTTTCCAGGTTCTCCACAACGATCATCTGGCCTATCTTCTGGCGGGGAAGGCCCTTTGCCGCCATCTGGTCGTGGGGATCACCAATCCGGATCCGTTTTTGACCAAAACCGAAGCCGCGGATCCGCATCGTAGCAGTTCGGTCGCCAACCCTCTGACCTATTTCGAGCGTTACACCATGGTGCGCGCCGCCCTGGAAGAGGCGGGGATCGCATCGTCTCACTATTCCGTGGTTCCTTTTCCCGTCAACATGCCCGAGCTGTATCGATACTATGTGCCCCTCGATGCGCTGTTTTTTCTCTCCATCTACGACGACTGGGGCAGGCGGAAGCTGGCGTATTTCACCTCCCTCGGTCTGGCGACGCATGTTCTCAGGGAGGTGCCGCTCACCCGGAAAGGCCTCAGTGCTACGGATGTCCGCCGCCGGATGGCAAACAACGAGCCCTGGGAAGATCTGGTCCCTCCTGCCGTAGCCGATCTTATGAAGAGGTGGGGTATTCCCGGACGCTTGCGGGCCATGGTTCAGTCTTCCTGA
- the nuoE gene encoding NADH-quinone oxidoreductase subunit NuoE: MAICKCTGEQVESPQDVQLMELLEHYREYDGALIPVLQGAQDIYGYLPGEVLETISKELKIPFSEVFGVVTFYSQFHLKPRGRNIIRVCLGTACHVRGGSKIFEGLKEILGVDNGGTTEDLRFTLESVACIGACGLAPVIMINDDTHGRLTNDGLDKILEQYE; encoded by the coding sequence ATGGCAATTTGCAAGTGCACCGGCGAACAGGTTGAGTCGCCACAGGATGTACAGCTCATGGAATTGCTTGAGCACTACCGTGAATATGACGGTGCGTTGATCCCGGTGTTGCAAGGCGCACAAGATATCTACGGCTATCTGCCTGGGGAGGTACTGGAAACTATCTCCAAGGAACTGAAAATACCGTTCAGCGAGGTATTCGGAGTCGTCACCTTTTATTCTCAGTTTCATCTCAAGCCGCGTGGCCGCAATATCATTCGCGTGTGCCTCGGTACCGCATGTCATGTGCGTGGCGGGTCGAAGATATTCGAAGGGTTGAAGGAAATCCTGGGTGTTGACAATGGCGGAACCACGGAAGACCTGCGTTTTACGCTCGAGTCTGTGGCCTGTATCGGAGCTTGCGGACTGGCGCCGGTTATCATGATCAATGATGATACCCATGGTCGACTGACGAATGATGGTCTCGATAAAATCCTGGAACAGTACGAGTAG
- the pstC gene encoding phosphate ABC transporter permease subunit PstC, whose translation MKKIGELVAERAFFLSAVASSSITIGILVFMVFMGLPLIREGGGYHLLLKSWSPYQGSFGIYPMIVGTAAISFLSLAVAFPVSLGCSFLIATIAPKPVSRGLRRIIELMTGIPTVIYGFVGIFLVVPLVREWFQSGSGMCVFTAALVLGIMISPTMTLFFSDSFDRIPRSYLDAADALGASHVQKLLYVMLPAAKKGMLNGVILALGRAVGDTLIALMLAGNAVRVPASVLEPARTLTAHIALVIAADYESPEFRSIFACGVVLYLFTMAVTFLVRYISYAEDRKP comes from the coding sequence ATGAAAAAAATCGGGGAACTGGTTGCGGAGAGGGCTTTTTTCCTCTCCGCAGTGGCAAGCTCTTCGATCACCATAGGGATTCTGGTCTTTATGGTGTTCATGGGCCTGCCCCTGATAAGAGAGGGCGGGGGATATCACCTCCTGCTGAAATCATGGTCGCCGTACCAGGGATCGTTCGGGATTTATCCGATGATCGTGGGTACGGCGGCCATCTCTTTTTTGAGTTTGGCGGTTGCCTTTCCCGTGAGCCTCGGTTGTTCATTCCTGATTGCGACCATCGCCCCGAAACCGGTGAGCAGAGGGTTGCGCCGGATCATCGAGCTGATGACCGGGATCCCGACGGTTATCTATGGTTTCGTGGGGATATTCCTTGTCGTTCCGCTGGTTCGGGAATGGTTTCAGAGCGGATCGGGGATGTGCGTTTTCACCGCCGCCCTGGTGCTCGGCATCATGATTTCACCGACCATGACACTGTTTTTTAGTGACAGTTTCGACCGGATTCCCCGCTCGTACCTGGATGCAGCCGATGCGCTGGGGGCCAGTCACGTGCAAAAGCTGTTGTATGTCATGCTGCCTGCCGCGAAAAAAGGGATGCTAAACGGGGTTATCCTTGCACTGGGACGGGCTGTGGGCGACACTCTTATTGCCCTTATGCTGGCCGGCAATGCGGTGCGGGTGCCGGCATCGGTTCTGGAGCCGGCCCGGACGCTCACAGCGCATATCGCCCTGGTGATTGCAGCGGATTACGAGAGCCCCGAGTTCCGGTCCATTTTTGCCTGCGGGGTTGTGCTTTATCTGTTCACCATGGCAGTGACCTTTCTGGTTCGGTATATAAGCTATGCGGAGGACAGAAAACCTTGA
- a CDS encoding selenium metabolism-associated LysR family transcriptional regulator: MNLKQLEVFIAVAESGSFSRAAEITFLTQSTVSQHVSSLEKEFELKLLDRTGKGAFLTEAGTLLLDHAQRVVAEAREVPRALSRFRGLEDVTLKIGGSNIPACYMIPQCIFAFRRQHPGVIITLCQGDSRETLERVKREEVAFALVGTRFADKGLVHTPLVLDKISLVVPAGHPWSKKQHIRLADLAGEPIIVREPGSGTDRTLREALAKAGFAPDELTPSMCLGSNEAVKQAILNGAGISFVSEMSVQKECERGELSMVEVQGLEILRHFYLIARQGRDLAPAAKAFIDCIHQRFRL; encoded by the coding sequence ATGAATCTGAAACAGCTTGAGGTCTTTATCGCTGTTGCCGAGAGCGGCAGTTTTTCGCGAGCCGCGGAAATCACCTTCCTTACCCAGTCGACGGTCAGTCAGCATGTCTCGTCGCTGGAAAAAGAGTTTGAGCTGAAATTGCTCGACCGGACCGGGAAAGGGGCGTTTCTCACCGAAGCGGGGACGCTGCTGCTGGACCATGCTCAGCGCGTGGTTGCCGAGGCCAGGGAGGTGCCGCGGGCTTTGAGCCGGTTTCGCGGGCTTGAAGACGTTACTTTGAAAATCGGCGGCAGCAATATTCCTGCCTGTTACATGATCCCGCAGTGCATCTTTGCTTTCCGCAGGCAGCATCCCGGCGTCATTATTACCCTCTGCCAGGGCGACAGCCGGGAAACCCTCGAGCGGGTCAAGCGCGAAGAGGTGGCGTTTGCCCTGGTCGGAACGCGTTTTGCGGACAAAGGCCTTGTCCATACGCCTTTGGTTTTGGACAAGATATCGCTGGTGGTACCCGCAGGTCACCCCTGGAGCAAAAAACAGCATATCCGTCTGGCGGATCTTGCCGGTGAGCCGATCATTGTCCGGGAGCCCGGTTCCGGTACGGACAGGACTTTGCGCGAGGCCCTTGCCAAGGCGGGGTTCGCCCCGGACGAGCTGACCCCCTCCATGTGCCTGGGCAGCAATGAGGCCGTCAAGCAGGCGATACTCAACGGAGCCGGCATCTCTTTTGTTTCCGAGATGTCGGTGCAAAAAGAGTGTGAGCGGGGCGAGCTGTCCATGGTCGAGGTCCAGGGGCTGGAGATCCTTCGCCATTTTTACCTGATCGCCCGCCAGGGGCGCGATCTTGCGCCAGCGGCCAAAGCTTTCATCGACTGTATTCACCAACGTTTTCGCTTGTAA
- a CDS encoding 2Fe-2S iron-sulfur cluster-binding protein: MSTVALTINGQEVTVPKGTRLLDAATGAGFFIPTFCHDENSPNYGGCRICVVEVKGARNLVASCCAEALDGMVVETESEAVVEARKTILELMLANHPVDCLTCDKAGDCRLQDYAFRYDVKAPTLGGERKDYEFDDSNPYINRDMNKCILCAKCVRTCQDVEERAVISLAYRGFNTKVAPALDGNLATSECVSCGRCVSVCPVGALTYKSLSGKTRSWEVAKEQVTCTWCDAGCQFDLLRKNGKAVGVVAKAPSEGRPLCLKGRLGLELRYNDEPMAPMIKKGDQYVEVSWAEALGLDEIIEKLK, encoded by the coding sequence TTGTCTACTGTTGCTCTTACCATAAATGGCCAGGAGGTCACGGTTCCGAAGGGTACCCGGTTGCTGGATGCAGCCACGGGAGCCGGTTTCTTTATACCGACATTTTGTCATGACGAAAACAGCCCCAATTACGGCGGCTGCCGCATTTGCGTGGTGGAAGTCAAAGGTGCTCGCAACCTGGTCGCTTCCTGCTGTGCCGAAGCCCTGGACGGGATGGTTGTCGAAACCGAGTCCGAGGCGGTTGTCGAGGCTCGGAAGACCATTCTGGAGCTGATGCTGGCCAATCACCCTGTGGATTGTCTGACCTGCGATAAAGCCGGCGACTGCCGGTTGCAGGACTATGCCTTCCGTTACGATGTGAAGGCCCCCACTCTCGGCGGCGAACGAAAAGATTACGAATTCGATGATTCGAATCCGTACATCAATCGGGATATGAACAAGTGTATCCTGTGCGCCAAATGTGTCAGAACCTGTCAGGACGTTGAAGAACGGGCGGTTATCAGTCTGGCCTATCGCGGCTTCAACACCAAGGTCGCCCCCGCTCTGGACGGCAATCTTGCCACGTCCGAATGCGTCTCCTGCGGTCGCTGTGTGTCGGTATGTCCGGTGGGGGCTCTGACCTATAAGTCCCTGTCCGGAAAAACCCGCTCCTGGGAAGTGGCAAAAGAGCAGGTCACCTGCACCTGGTGTGACGCGGGCTGTCAATTCGACCTGCTGCGCAAGAACGGCAAGGCCGTCGGTGTTGTGGCCAAGGCGCCCAGTGAAGGCCGTCCGCTGTGCCTGAAAGGCCGTCTTGGTCTGGAACTGCGGTACAACGATGAGCCGATGGCGCCGATGATCAAAAAAGGCGATCAGTATGTCGAAGTCTCCTGGGCCGAGGCTCTGGGCCTGGATGAAATCATCGAAAAACTGAAATAG
- the nuoF gene encoding NADH-quinone oxidoreductase subunit NuoF, translated as MGSLKEVRSSIEEAYKKKLDRPRIIVGLGTCGMAAGGTKVMAAIETEVEKLGLDVDLDFTSCIGMCYAEPVVEMGLPGAASVVYGGVYPEDVAQLIESHMVNKTPVTDKAEIQISAGGATYEGIPVMEKSPYYEKQVRSVTSRLGRTNPERIEDYIATGGYAGLEKALTMEPQEIINQVKISGLRGRGGGGFPTGTKWQFVADAVGDKKYIVCNADEGDPGAFMDRSVLEGDPHAIMEGMMIAGYAIGANEGVIYCRAEYPLAIKRLNMAIAVAEEMGILGDNIMGTDFNFKLRIKAGAGAFVCGEETALLNSIEGKRGMPRVRPPFPAHKGLWQKPTCLNNVETFANIPFIVRNGGDWYASMGTEKSKGSKVFCLTGKINNTGLAEVPMGITLREVVFNIAGGIADGKKFKAVQSGGPSGGCLPAEQLDLPIDYDSLISGGAMMGSGGLVVMDEGTCMVDVAKFFLNFTQLESCGKCTPCREGTKRLLEILERICDGLGVPEDIDTLERLAKTIKTSALCALGQTAPNPVLTTLRYFRNEYEAHINEKRCPAGVCPELLTYAIVEDKCVGCGVCIKACPVGAITGEKKAAHTIDASKCVKCGACVPKCKFDAIVQA; from the coding sequence ATGGGCTCTTTAAAAGAAGTACGCTCGAGCATCGAGGAAGCATACAAGAAGAAGCTGGACCGCCCCCGGATCATCGTTGGACTGGGAACCTGCGGGATGGCTGCTGGCGGCACCAAGGTCATGGCTGCGATTGAGACCGAGGTTGAGAAGCTTGGGCTGGATGTCGACCTGGATTTCACCAGCTGTATCGGTATGTGCTACGCCGAGCCGGTAGTTGAAATGGGGCTGCCTGGCGCAGCCAGCGTCGTTTACGGGGGCGTTTATCCGGAGGATGTCGCGCAACTTATCGAAAGTCACATGGTCAATAAGACCCCGGTGACGGATAAGGCAGAGATTCAGATCTCGGCCGGAGGCGCGACCTATGAGGGTATTCCGGTCATGGAAAAATCCCCGTACTATGAGAAGCAGGTACGGTCGGTAACCTCCCGTCTTGGTCGCACCAATCCCGAACGCATCGAAGACTATATCGCAACCGGCGGCTACGCAGGGCTTGAAAAGGCTTTGACCATGGAGCCTCAGGAGATCATCAATCAGGTGAAAATCTCCGGTCTCCGCGGACGCGGCGGCGGCGGTTTCCCCACCGGCACCAAATGGCAGTTCGTTGCCGATGCCGTGGGCGACAAGAAATACATCGTCTGCAACGCCGACGAAGGCGATCCCGGGGCATTCATGGACCGCAGTGTTCTGGAAGGCGACCCGCATGCGATCATGGAAGGCATGATGATCGCGGGCTACGCTATCGGAGCCAATGAAGGGGTCATCTACTGCCGTGCCGAGTATCCGCTGGCTATCAAGCGTTTGAACATGGCTATCGCGGTGGCGGAAGAGATGGGGATTCTCGGTGACAATATCATGGGCACCGACTTCAACTTCAAACTTCGCATCAAGGCCGGCGCCGGCGCCTTTGTCTGTGGCGAGGAAACCGCCCTGTTGAATTCCATCGAAGGCAAGCGCGGCATGCCGCGGGTGCGGCCGCCGTTCCCTGCTCACAAGGGACTGTGGCAGAAGCCGACCTGCCTGAACAACGTGGAAACCTTCGCCAATATTCCCTTCATCGTCCGCAACGGCGGTGACTGGTACGCCAGCATGGGTACGGAAAAGAGCAAGGGGAGCAAGGTTTTCTGTCTCACCGGTAAGATCAACAATACCGGTCTGGCCGAAGTCCCCATGGGGATCACCCTGCGCGAAGTCGTCTTCAATATTGCCGGCGGTATTGCCGACGGCAAGAAATTCAAGGCCGTACAGAGCGGCGGACCTTCCGGCGGCTGTCTGCCGGCGGAGCAGCTCGATCTGCCTATCGATTACGATTCGCTGATCAGCGGCGGCGCCATGATGGGTTCCGGCGGTCTGGTGGTCATGGACGAAGGTACCTGCATGGTGGACGTGGCGAAATTCTTCCTGAATTTCACCCAGCTCGAGTCCTGCGGCAAGTGTACGCCATGTCGCGAGGGTACCAAACGCCTGTTGGAAATTCTCGAGCGTATCTGTGACGGTTTGGGTGTGCCGGAAGACATCGACACTCTGGAGCGCCTGGCCAAAACCATCAAGACCTCGGCCCTGTGTGCTCTCGGACAGACGGCTCCGAACCCGGTTCTGACCACGTTGCGTTATTTCCGCAACGAGTACGAAGCGCACATCAACGAAAAGCGTTGCCCGGCCGGTGTCTGTCCCGAACTGCTGACCTACGCCATCGTTGAGGACAAGTGCGTCGGCTGCGGCGTCTGCATCAAGGCCTGTCCGGTAGGCGCCATTACCGGCGAAAAGAAAGCCGCCCATACCATTGACGCCTCCAAGTGCGTCAAGTGCGGTGCTTGTGTGCCGAAGTGCAAATTCGACGCTATTGTTCAGGCGTAA
- a CDS encoding phosphate ABC transporter ATP-binding protein, protein MTDDVKIRVANLDFFYRDRAILNDVNVSFAKHAISTLTGPSGVGKSTFLMTLNRLWENLPDAAMTGRVEIELQGKWQDVYARGMSVTDLRKMVAMVFQAPNPLPMSIRKNIAFPLKLSGETNRQTVAARVEQALQMANLWSEVKDRLNDDARTLSGGQQQRLCIARALVMEPEVLLLDEPTSSLDQASTAVIEELLVGLKDRLTILVVSHYQEQVMRISDNIVRFDGNTVVAQTEK, encoded by the coding sequence ATGACCGACGATGTTAAGATACGTGTCGCCAATCTTGATTTTTTCTACCGGGATCGGGCGATATTGAACGATGTCAACGTGAGTTTTGCCAAGCATGCGATCAGCACTTTGACCGGGCCTTCCGGGGTCGGCAAATCCACCTTTCTCATGACCCTTAACCGCCTCTGGGAAAACCTGCCGGATGCGGCTATGACGGGCAGGGTGGAGATCGAGCTGCAGGGTAAATGGCAGGATGTTTACGCCCGCGGCATGTCGGTGACGGACTTGCGAAAAATGGTGGCCATGGTTTTTCAGGCCCCCAACCCGCTGCCGATGAGCATCCGTAAAAATATCGCTTTTCCCCTGAAGCTGTCCGGTGAGACAAATCGGCAAACGGTAGCCGCCAGGGTGGAGCAGGCCCTGCAAATGGCCAATTTGTGGAGTGAAGTCAAAGACCGGCTGAACGACGATGCCCGCACGCTGTCGGGGGGGCAGCAACAGCGACTCTGCATCGCCCGTGCTTTGGTGATGGAGCCGGAAGTGTTGCTTCTGGATGAGCCTACCTCTTCTCTGGATCAGGCTTCTACCGCCGTGATTGAAGAACTTCTGGTCGGGTTGAAGGATCGTCTGACCATCCTGGTTGTTTCCCACTATCAGGAACAGGTGATGCGGATCTCGGACAACATCGTCAGGTTTGACGGGAACACCGTTGTTGCGCAAACAGAGAAATAA
- the selB gene encoding selenocysteine-specific translation elongation factor, translated as MKHLILGTAGHIDHGKTSLVRALTGTNTDRLKEEKERGITIELGFAHLELGDDIQFGIVDVPGHERFVRTMVAGVGGMDLVMLVIAADEGVMPQTREHLEICQLLGVRKGLVALTKCDMVDEEWRQLVIEDVQNYLVGSFLEEAPIVQVSAKTGAGLEDLQSQLAQLASEVHEKSDDGCFRLPVDRVFTVAGFGTVVTGTLLSGKIATGDEVEILPGGLTSRVRSVQSHGTKAEYGSAGQRLAVNLQGIDHADISRGDVVVPRDVYNVTRTVDVRIDYLASATRELKHRATVRLHSATYEVPAQVILLDRDTLAPGDSAFVQLRLKSPVLLLPGDYFIVRSYSPQITIGGGVVIDPAPPRRRRRSAQALELLDALNEGQDADKLSLLIQESLLSGLSLDELVVRSGLSAKSVDSALAGLLSQGGVVQVVRKPRIFLAKQAFETLKGLLLEGLEEYIRENPLKEGIGKEELKAHIPKRSDSRFYAVVLAALEKEGKVLVEKDLVKIPGHRASVVVGQAGLLAQLEHALQEGGTEPPSIKEMCAAVSCAEREVLGHLDLLVREERAVKIKADLFYAPEPLMTLREQLLAFLREKQEITPPEFRQLTGLSRKYMIPLLEYFDQEKITIRVGDKRMLRKRN; from the coding sequence ATGAAACACCTTATTCTTGGTACTGCCGGTCATATCGATCATGGCAAAACTTCCCTGGTCAGGGCTCTGACCGGTACCAACACGGACCGTTTAAAAGAAGAAAAGGAACGCGGCATCACCATCGAGTTGGGCTTCGCGCATCTGGAACTGGGGGACGATATCCAGTTCGGTATCGTGGACGTTCCGGGGCATGAACGGTTTGTCCGCACCATGGTGGCGGGAGTCGGCGGCATGGACCTGGTCATGCTGGTCATCGCGGCCGACGAAGGGGTGATGCCCCAGACGCGGGAACATCTGGAAATCTGCCAGTTACTCGGGGTCAGAAAAGGGCTGGTAGCCCTGACCAAATGCGATATGGTGGATGAGGAGTGGCGGCAGCTCGTCATTGAAGATGTTCAAAATTACCTGGTCGGAAGTTTTCTGGAAGAGGCGCCGATTGTCCAGGTCTCGGCCAAAACCGGCGCCGGATTGGAGGATCTTCAGTCGCAGCTAGCGCAACTGGCCTCCGAGGTGCACGAAAAATCCGATGACGGTTGCTTCCGCCTGCCCGTGGACCGCGTCTTTACCGTTGCCGGCTTCGGCACGGTGGTCACCGGTACGCTTCTTTCCGGTAAGATTGCCACCGGGGACGAGGTGGAGATTTTACCGGGCGGCCTGACTTCGCGGGTGCGCAGCGTTCAGAGCCACGGCACAAAGGCCGAGTACGGTTCGGCGGGGCAACGCCTGGCGGTCAACCTGCAGGGCATCGATCATGCCGATATATCCCGCGGAGATGTAGTGGTGCCGCGCGATGTTTATAATGTTACCCGTACCGTCGATGTGCGGATCGATTATCTGGCTTCGGCGACGCGGGAGCTGAAGCACCGCGCCACGGTACGGCTGCATTCCGCCACTTATGAGGTTCCGGCGCAGGTCATTCTGCTCGATCGCGATACCCTTGCTCCCGGAGACTCCGCTTTTGTGCAGTTGCGTCTGAAAAGCCCGGTCCTGCTGTTGCCCGGTGATTATTTTATCGTACGCAGCTATTCCCCCCAGATTACCATCGGTGGCGGGGTGGTCATCGACCCCGCTCCGCCGCGGCGACGTCGTCGTTCCGCCCAGGCCCTGGAACTGCTGGATGCTCTTAACGAAGGGCAGGATGCCGATAAGCTGTCGTTGCTGATTCAAGAGAGCCTGCTTTCGGGTTTGTCTCTGGATGAACTCGTCGTTCGCAGCGGTCTGTCTGCCAAAAGTGTCGACTCCGCCCTGGCGGGATTGCTCTCCCAGGGGGGGGTGGTCCAGGTTGTGCGCAAACCACGGATTTTTTTGGCCAAACAAGCCTTTGAAACGCTCAAGGGGCTGCTGTTGGAGGGGCTGGAAGAGTACATCCGGGAAAATCCCCTGAAAGAGGGCATCGGCAAGGAAGAGCTTAAAGCCCATATCCCGAAACGAAGCGATAGCCGTTTCTATGCGGTGGTGTTGGCTGCTCTGGAGAAGGAAGGCAAGGTGCTTGTCGAGAAGGATCTGGTGAAGATCCCGGGGCACAGGGCTTCGGTGGTGGTGGGCCAGGCGGGGCTGTTGGCTCAGCTTGAACATGCTTTGCAGGAGGGTGGCACGGAACCGCCCAGCATCAAGGAAATGTGTGCGGCGGTCAGCTGCGCCGAGAGGGAGGTCCTCGGTCATCTGGATCTGCTGGTTCGGGAAGAGCGGGCGGTCAAAATAAAGGCCGATCTGTTTTATGCCCCCGAGCCTTTGATGACGCTGCGGGAACAGTTGCTGGCCTTTCTTCGGGAAAAGCAGGAGATCACGCCGCCGGAATTTCGCCAGTTGACCGGCCTCTCACGCAAATACATGATTCCGTTGCTGGAATATTTTGACCAGGAAAAGATCACCATCCGGGTTGGCGACAAGCGGATGTTGAGAAAGAGGAATTAA
- the pstA gene encoding phosphate ABC transporter permease PstA — translation MRLRILERLTVLFAWAAGLMLLCAVFLLMGYLFVKGGRAVDLSLIFGDASPLQALLFKQRVFDGLFPAIVGTLVLILLSIFWAIPIGIATGIYLAEYAGGRVKRVLDALFDVLSGIPSIVIGLFGFSFAVFLHKQYSNDIGPCLLISSLALSFLVLPYIIRTTQAALEGISPRFRLTALALGATRLQNIFLVLIPKSLSGIMSGIILAIGRCAEDTAVIMLTGAVASAGLPRSLFSQYEALPFYIYYISSQYSNPDELMQGYGASIILLSLCALLFAVAYGIRKGLSHFIFYRP, via the coding sequence TTGAGATTACGCATCCTCGAGAGGCTTACGGTCCTGTTCGCATGGGCCGCCGGCTTGATGCTGCTTTGCGCGGTATTTCTGCTGATGGGCTATTTGTTCGTCAAAGGGGGGCGGGCCGTCGATCTGTCCTTGATTTTTGGCGATGCTTCACCGTTGCAGGCACTGCTCTTTAAGCAACGGGTCTTTGACGGCCTTTTCCCGGCTATTGTCGGTACCCTGGTGCTTATCCTTCTGTCCATTTTCTGGGCCATACCGATCGGCATCGCCACGGGAATTTATCTGGCCGAGTATGCCGGGGGGCGGGTGAAAAGAGTGCTCGATGCCCTGTTCGACGTTTTGTCCGGCATTCCCTCCATTGTGATCGGATTGTTCGGTTTTTCCTTTGCCGTTTTTCTGCATAAACAGTATTCGAACGATATCGGCCCGTGCCTGCTCATATCGAGCCTCGCCCTGTCGTTTCTGGTGTTGCCCTACATCATCCGGACCACACAGGCGGCTCTTGAGGGGATATCCCCGCGATTTCGTCTGACGGCACTGGCGCTGGGGGCGACCAGATTACAGAACATCTTTTTGGTGTTGATACCCAAATCCTTATCCGGGATTATGAGCGGGATTATTCTCGCCATTGGGCGCTGCGCCGAAGACACGGCGGTTATCATGCTCACGGGAGCCGTTGCCTCCGCCGGTTTGCCGCGCTCCCTGTTTTCCCAGTACGAAGCGCTGCCCTTTTACATCTATTATATTTCATCCCAATATTCCAACCCCGATGAACTGATGCAGGGATATGGGGCATCCATTATCCTTCTGTCGCTCTGCGCTCTGCTGTTCGCAGTGGCGTACGGCATCAGAAAGGGGTTGAGCCATTTTATTTTTTACCGACCATGA
- a CDS encoding phosphate ABC transporter substrate-binding protein, producing MRKFSLIQLVLVVAVSLAAYAPAFAGSLDVFKGESGVLKISGGTAHIPVMKDVAKKIMVINPDIQISIAGGGSGVGIKQVGEGLVDIGNSGRIATEEEISRYQLNLYKWAIDGVAPVVHPNNPVKALTKTQMIDIFSGKLDNWKMLGGADRKINVYTRDEASGTRAVFWKKGLDKAQMTTGAHVVVSNGAMKSAIAQDPYGVGYVSVGHIDASVAPVALDGVVPTIESVQDGSFKIARGLYSNTKGEPHGLTKKFIDFLYTTDGKKIIEQRGFIPVR from the coding sequence ATGAGGAAGTTTTCTTTGATTCAACTGGTATTGGTTGTTGCTGTTTCGCTTGCAGCGTATGCACCGGCTTTTGCCGGTAGTCTGGATGTGTTCAAAGGCGAGAGCGGGGTGTTGAAGATCTCTGGCGGTACGGCGCATATTCCCGTGATGAAAGACGTCGCCAAGAAAATCATGGTCATCAATCCCGACATCCAGATCAGTATTGCAGGGGGCGGCTCCGGTGTCGGTATCAAGCAGGTGGGAGAGGGCCTGGTCGATATCGGCAACAGCGGACGCATAGCGACCGAGGAAGAAATCAGCCGCTATCAGCTCAACCTCTACAAGTGGGCCATCGACGGTGTGGCGCCGGTGGTTCATCCGAACAATCCGGTGAAGGCGTTGACCAAAACCCAGATGATCGATATCTTTTCCGGCAAGCTTGATAACTGGAAGATGCTGGGTGGTGCAGATCGGAAAATCAACGTCTATACCCGCGATGAAGCAAGCGGCACCCGGGCGGTTTTCTGGAAAAAAGGGCTGGATAAGGCGCAGATGACCACCGGTGCCCATGTCGTCGTATCCAACGGTGCGATGAAATCGGCTATTGCGCAGGATCCCTACGGCGTCGGCTATGTGTCCGTGGGGCATATCGATGCAAGTGTGGCTCCGGTTGCACTGGATGGCGTGGTGCCGACTATCGAGAGCGTACAGGACGGAAGCTTCAAGATCGCTCGTGGCCTTTACAGCAATACCAAGGGCGAACCGCACGGCCTGACAAAGAAATTCATCGATTTTCTCTATACAACCGACGGCAAAAAGATTATTGAGCAGCGCGGATTTATTCCCGTCCGATGA